Proteins from a single region of Stutzerimonas stutzeri:
- a CDS encoding YkgJ family cysteine cluster protein codes for MSIDNPCLTCGACCAYFRVSFYFGECVSAGGVVPDHLTVQVSPFHVAMLGTDGKPSRCVGLLGDVGCGVRCSMYEQRSSACREFEASWERGEHNPHCDTARAAHGLPPLVPPLQPQLSPDRVA; via the coding sequence ATGTCCATCGACAATCCCTGCCTCACGTGCGGCGCTTGCTGCGCGTACTTTCGTGTGTCCTTCTATTTTGGTGAATGCGTGTCAGCCGGGGGTGTGGTCCCCGACCATCTGACGGTTCAAGTTTCGCCCTTCCATGTGGCCATGCTCGGCACGGACGGCAAGCCATCTCGTTGCGTGGGGCTGTTGGGAGATGTGGGGTGTGGGGTGCGCTGCAGCATGTATGAGCAGCGTTCCAGCGCCTGTCGCGAGTTTGAGGCGTCCTGGGAGCGCGGAGAACATAACCCCCATTGCGACACAGCACGTGCGGCGCATGGTTTGCCACCGCTGGTGCCGCCGCTGCAACCGCAGCTTTCGCCAGATCGGGTAGCCTGA
- a CDS encoding sensor histidine kinase — protein MRSLFWRILATFWLAIALVAGLAMLLGHALNQDAWILGRHPALQGLAETWTEVYERQGPIAAQRLLEQHRHRSRVDVQVLAENGQPIIRGTFSDRAAAFEARHQNRERHLPWRRLTADYISPTSGETYLFIYRIPHPELQAWHRGSLAWPLSALGIALVVLTGFSLLLTLSITRPLDRLRRAVHDLGQTTYQQQSLARLATRRDELGVLASDFNRMGARLQALISSQRQLLRDVSHELRSPLARLRIAQALAERATPSEREAIWPRLAKECDRLEALISEILELSRLDAEPGAVTTVDLPSMFEQLKDNARIICPAQHIDSRVEPGVHLSGWSEMLERALDNLLRNALRFNPEGMPIELSARREGHELVLSVRDHGPGVADEHLPQLSEPFFRAPGQTAAGHGLGLAIARRAAERHGGQLQLANHPGGGFIASLRLPLSGGQPGAADA, from the coding sequence GTGCGATCACTGTTCTGGCGCATTCTCGCAACGTTCTGGCTGGCCATCGCACTGGTGGCCGGGCTGGCCATGCTGCTCGGCCACGCGCTGAATCAGGATGCCTGGATTCTCGGTCGTCATCCGGCGCTGCAGGGCCTCGCCGAGACCTGGACCGAGGTCTATGAGCGACAGGGGCCAATTGCCGCGCAACGGCTGCTCGAGCAACACCGCCACCGCTCCCGCGTCGATGTCCAGGTACTGGCTGAAAATGGCCAGCCGATCATCCGTGGCACCTTTTCCGACCGCGCCGCAGCCTTTGAAGCACGCCATCAGAACCGGGAGCGTCATCTACCCTGGCGACGCCTGACTGCTGATTACATCAGCCCCACCAGTGGCGAAACCTATCTGTTCATCTACCGCATCCCGCATCCCGAGCTGCAGGCTTGGCACCGTGGAAGCCTGGCCTGGCCGTTGAGTGCCCTGGGCATAGCGCTGGTAGTACTGACCGGCTTCAGCCTACTACTTACGCTTTCCATTACCCGGCCGCTGGATCGCTTGCGCCGCGCCGTACATGACCTGGGCCAGACGACGTACCAGCAGCAGTCGCTGGCCCGCCTGGCGACGCGTCGCGATGAGCTCGGCGTGCTGGCGAGCGACTTCAACCGCATGGGTGCGCGGCTGCAGGCGCTGATCAGCAGCCAGCGCCAGCTCTTGCGCGATGTATCCCACGAACTGCGCTCACCGCTCGCCCGACTGCGTATAGCCCAGGCTCTGGCCGAGCGCGCGACCCCCAGCGAGCGAGAAGCAATCTGGCCGCGACTGGCCAAGGAGTGTGATCGCCTGGAAGCGCTGATCAGTGAAATTCTCGAACTCTCGCGCCTCGACGCTGAACCTGGTGCGGTTACCACCGTGGACTTGCCGTCGATGTTCGAACAGTTGAAGGACAATGCCCGCATCATCTGTCCCGCTCAACATATCGACAGCCGAGTGGAACCAGGCGTACATCTGAGCGGCTGGAGTGAAATGCTCGAGCGTGCGCTGGACAACCTGTTGCGCAACGCCCTGCGTTTCAACCCCGAGGGGATGCCGATCGAACTGAGCGCGCGGCGTGAAGGCCACGAACTGGTGTTGAGCGTTCGCGACCATGGCCCCGGCGTCGCCGATGAGCACCTGCCGCAACTGAGCGAGCCATTCTTCCGTGCTCCCGGGCAGACGGCAGCTGGTCATGGCCTTGGACTGGCCATCGCGCGCCGCGCGGCAGAGCGCCACGGCGGACAACTGCAATTAGCCAACCATCCCGGCGGCGGGTTTATCGCCAGCCTGCGCCTACCGCTATCCGGAGGGCAGCCCGGCGCCGCAGACGCTTAG
- a CDS encoding adenylate/guanylate cyclase domain-containing protein, whose amino-acid sequence MTSTTAERRNGLATRPLREYYSRVIAYLTCAATLAAGTYTHYFSMDLLWMVPYALLYPHLAYHLSYRFKRDHPERTSQTLLCLDALNAGAGILLLGFSIVPSLMFLLTLAFSALVSGSLRNLALAMACVAVGIGLAYLVAPLEYQGTTPPLVSLASILFTSFYVCATAYFVHQQGQRLAQARKEIETEQAKAARLARNLAKYLSPQVWESIFTGKRSVRLETQRKRLTVFFSDIKGFTELAEELEAEALTDLLNNYLNEMSKIALKYGGTIDKFVGDCVMVFFGDPSSQGAKKDAVAAVSMAIAMRKHMKVLRQQWRAQGITKPMEIRMGINTGYCTVGNFGADTRMDYTIIGREVNLASRLESSAEASEILISHETYSLIKDVIMCRDKGQIPVKGFSRPVQIYQVVDFRRDLGATCSFLEHELPGFSMYLDTNGVQNFDKERVIQALQQAAEKLRDKVIL is encoded by the coding sequence ATGACTTCCACCACGGCTGAGCGCCGCAATGGCCTCGCCACTCGTCCGTTGCGCGAGTATTACTCCCGAGTAATTGCGTACCTGACTTGCGCCGCCACGCTTGCGGCAGGCACCTACACCCATTATTTCTCGATGGACCTGCTATGGATGGTGCCGTACGCCCTGCTCTATCCGCATCTGGCCTATCACCTGAGCTATCGATTCAAGCGCGATCATCCAGAACGCACCTCGCAAACCCTGCTTTGTCTGGACGCTCTGAATGCAGGCGCCGGCATCCTGCTACTCGGCTTTTCCATCGTGCCCAGCCTGATGTTCCTACTTACGCTCGCCTTTAGCGCGCTGGTGAGCGGTAGCCTGCGCAATCTGGCATTGGCCATGGCGTGCGTTGCAGTGGGCATTGGCTTGGCGTATCTGGTAGCGCCGCTGGAATATCAGGGCACCACCCCGCCACTGGTTTCGCTCGCCAGCATCTTGTTCACCAGCTTCTACGTCTGCGCTACGGCTTACTTCGTTCACCAGCAGGGCCAACGGCTGGCCCAGGCCCGCAAGGAAATCGAAACAGAGCAAGCCAAAGCTGCCCGCCTGGCCCGTAATCTTGCCAAGTATCTTTCACCGCAAGTGTGGGAGTCGATATTCACCGGCAAGCGCAGCGTTCGGCTGGAAACACAGCGCAAGCGGCTGACGGTGTTCTTTTCCGATATCAAGGGTTTCACCGAACTGGCCGAAGAACTGGAAGCCGAAGCCCTCACCGACCTGCTCAACAACTATCTGAACGAAATGTCGAAGATCGCCCTCAAGTACGGCGGCACTATCGACAAGTTCGTCGGCGACTGCGTGATGGTGTTCTTTGGCGACCCTTCCAGTCAGGGTGCCAAGAAAGACGCAGTGGCGGCGGTGTCCATGGCCATCGCCATGCGCAAGCACATGAAAGTACTGCGCCAGCAATGGCGCGCGCAGGGCATTACCAAACCCATGGAAATCCGCATGGGCATCAACACCGGCTACTGCACAGTGGGCAACTTCGGTGCCGATACGCGAATGGACTACACCATCATCGGCCGCGAAGTGAACCTGGCCAGTCGCCTGGAAAGCTCAGCCGAGGCTAGCGAGATTCTGATTTCCCATGAAACCTATTCGTTGATCAAGGACGTGATCATGTGTCGCGACAAGGGGCAGATTCCTGTCAAGGGCTTCTCGCGGCCGGTGCAGATCTATCAGGTTGTGGACTTCCGCCGCGACCTTGGCGCCACCTGCAGTTTCCTGGAGCACGAGCTGCCCGGCTTCTCCATGTACCTTGACACCAACGGCGTGCAGAATTTCGACAAGGAACGCGTAATCCAGGCTCTGCAGCAAGCCGCTGAGAAACTACGCGACAAGGTCATCCTCTGA
- a CDS encoding Mpo1-like protein, protein MSTQTAERFSSFADFYPFYLAEHSNRACRRLHFMGSLLVLIILGYALVSQKWVWLLAMPLVGYGFAWIGHFVFEKNRPATFQYPLYSFLGDWVMFKDMLTRRIPL, encoded by the coding sequence ATGAGTACGCAAACCGCCGAACGCTTCTCCAGCTTTGCCGATTTTTACCCGTTCTATCTTGCCGAGCACAGCAATCGAGCCTGTCGTCGACTGCATTTCATGGGCAGCTTGCTGGTCCTGATCATTCTTGGTTACGCACTGGTATCCCAGAAGTGGGTTTGGTTACTCGCCATGCCCTTGGTGGGTTACGGCTTTGCATGGATCGGCCATTTCGTATTCGAGAAGAATCGGCCTGCCACGTTTCAGTACCCGCTCTACAGCTTTCTCGGCGACTGGGTAATGTTCAAGGACATGCTGACCAGGCGTATCCCGCTCTAA
- a CDS encoding nitroreductase family protein translates to MDALDLLLNRVSVTRLCEPAPDAAQLDLLFRAALRAPDHGQLHPWRFLTIEGAARYELGELFASALQSRQANAAEEALQKARNMPLRAPMLIVVIASVKTHPKVPEHEQVLAAACAAHGLLLAAHAQGLGAVWRTGDFSYDPHVLKGLGLSEHERLLGFMYVGTPEGRVRVAPVLEPQAFVSGWGGQTRRLSVCGAGLPSG, encoded by the coding sequence ATGGACGCTCTGGACCTGCTGCTCAATCGCGTATCTGTCACTCGCCTGTGCGAGCCGGCCCCTGATGCCGCTCAACTCGACCTGCTCTTCCGCGCGGCGCTACGTGCCCCGGATCACGGACAGCTGCATCCCTGGCGCTTCCTGACTATCGAGGGCGCTGCGCGCTACGAGCTTGGTGAGCTGTTTGCCAGTGCATTGCAGTCGCGGCAGGCAAATGCTGCGGAGGAGGCGCTGCAGAAAGCGCGAAACATGCCGCTACGAGCGCCAATGCTGATCGTGGTGATTGCCAGTGTGAAAACGCATCCGAAGGTGCCGGAACACGAGCAGGTGCTTGCCGCCGCCTGCGCGGCCCACGGTCTGCTCTTGGCCGCCCATGCCCAGGGACTTGGCGCCGTGTGGCGCACCGGCGATTTCTCCTATGACCCCCATGTGCTCAAGGGACTCGGTCTGAGCGAACACGAGCGCTTGCTGGGCTTCATGTACGTCGGCACACCGGAAGGGCGCGTGCGTGTCGCTCCAGTGCTTGAGCCGCAGGCATTCGTTAGCGGCTGGGGCGGTCAGACGAGACGTCTAAGCGTCTGCGGCGCCGGGCTGCCCTCCGGATAG
- a CDS encoding AraC family transcriptional regulator, with protein MTERTTSSSWAQGIVQALESAGIDCRQLFNELSLDYMALNDAEARFAQDDMTRLWQRAVAVSGNPAIGLDMARQVRPAALNVVGYALMSSRNLKEGFARLVRYQRIIAEGADLDFQECSQGYRLSLVIHGDRLPPARQSAEGSLAGCLTFCRWLTGTVLQPLEVSFQGCAPRDLEPYQRLFQAPLRFEAPRYALLFSRSDVEMPLPTANEALAQLHDRFAGDYLARFADTRVMHRARQILCRLLPQGEPRRETVAQALCLSERTLQRRLHDEGSSFQQLLDDTRRDLAEQYLAQPNLAPLEIAYLLGFADPSNFYRAFKRWFGVTPGEYRLATRSRP; from the coding sequence ATGACCGAACGCACCACTTCCTCTAGTTGGGCGCAGGGAATCGTCCAGGCTCTCGAGTCTGCAGGGATCGACTGCCGCCAGCTGTTCAACGAGCTGAGCCTGGATTACATGGCGCTGAATGACGCCGAGGCTCGCTTCGCTCAGGACGATATGACGCGCCTATGGCAGCGCGCCGTCGCGGTTTCCGGCAATCCGGCAATCGGTTTGGACATGGCGCGGCAGGTGAGGCCGGCGGCGTTGAATGTGGTCGGTTATGCGCTGATGTCCAGCCGTAATCTCAAGGAGGGTTTTGCCAGGCTGGTGCGTTACCAGCGGATCATTGCCGAGGGTGCCGACCTTGATTTTCAGGAATGTTCGCAAGGTTATCGACTTAGCTTGGTGATCCACGGTGATCGTCTCCCGCCGGCCCGGCAAAGCGCGGAAGGTTCGCTCGCCGGCTGCTTGACCTTCTGTCGCTGGCTGACCGGAACGGTGTTGCAGCCTTTGGAAGTGAGTTTTCAGGGCTGCGCGCCGCGGGATCTGGAGCCTTACCAGCGTCTGTTCCAAGCCCCGCTGCGGTTCGAGGCGCCGCGCTACGCGCTGCTGTTCAGTCGCAGCGACGTAGAAATGCCCTTGCCGACAGCCAATGAAGCACTTGCGCAGTTGCATGATCGTTTCGCGGGTGACTATCTGGCGCGCTTCGCCGATACCCGGGTCATGCATCGTGCGCGTCAGATTCTTTGCCGGCTGCTGCCTCAAGGCGAGCCCAGGCGCGAAACAGTGGCGCAAGCGCTGTGTCTTTCGGAGCGCACGCTGCAGCGGCGCCTGCATGATGAAGGCAGCAGCTTTCAGCAATTGCTCGATGACACACGGCGCGATCTGGCAGAGCAATACCTCGCCCAGCCCAATCTTGCACCGTTGGAGATCGCCTACCTGCTCGGCTTTGCCGATCCGAGCAATTTCTATCGCGCATTCAAACGCTGGTTTGGCGTGACGCCCGGTGAATACCGCCTGGCGACGCGGTCCCGTCCGTAG
- a CDS encoding TrkH family potassium uptake protein gives MALPTLRIIGFILGIFLITLAVSMIIPMLTLLAFERTDDLQAFIWSSLITFSCGFALVAPGRPANTNLRPRDMYFLTTLSWVAVCCFAALPLMLTQHISYSDAFFETMSGITTTGATVLSGLDNLSPGLLMWRSLLHWLGGIGFIGMAIAILPLLRVGGMRLFQTESSDWSEKVMPRSHVAGRYLITIYAVFTLAAFVAFLLTGMSSFDAINHAMSTVATGGFSTSDASMGKFGPSAHWVAVFFMLLGSLPFTLYVMTLRGNRTALFRDQQVRGFVVMLTVTSLLFSGWYWLNNEIPMLDALRVVTFSVVSVVTTTGFAVDDYTQWGGFAVMVFFYLTFVGGCSGSTSGGLKMFRFQVAYSLLRANFKQLIHPRAVIRQQYNGHNLDEEIVRSILTFSFFITMTIGVLALCLALLGLDPITALTGAATAVCNVGPGLGEIIGPAGNFSTLPDAAKWLLSIGMLLGRLEIITVLVLLTPAFWRH, from the coding sequence ATGGCCCTGCCGACGCTGCGCATCATCGGTTTCATTCTCGGCATATTCCTGATTACCCTGGCCGTCAGCATGATCATTCCGATGCTCACGCTGCTGGCATTCGAACGCACCGATGATCTGCAGGCGTTCATCTGGTCGAGCCTGATCACCTTTTCCTGCGGCTTCGCGCTGGTCGCCCCAGGACGGCCAGCCAATACCAATCTGCGACCGCGAGACATGTACTTCCTGACGACCCTGAGCTGGGTGGCGGTGTGCTGCTTCGCCGCCCTGCCGCTGATGTTGACCCAGCACATCAGCTATTCCGACGCCTTCTTCGAAACCATGTCCGGCATCACCACCACCGGCGCCACGGTGCTCTCGGGGCTGGACAACCTGTCGCCAGGCCTGCTCATGTGGCGATCACTGCTTCATTGGCTAGGCGGTATCGGCTTTATCGGCATGGCGATCGCCATTCTCCCGCTGCTGCGGGTCGGCGGGATGCGGCTGTTCCAGACCGAATCCTCCGACTGGTCGGAAAAGGTCATGCCACGCTCTCACGTTGCCGGCCGATATCTCATTACGATCTATGCGGTTTTCACCCTGGCCGCGTTCGTTGCCTTCCTGCTGACAGGCATGAGCTCGTTCGATGCGATCAACCACGCGATGTCTACCGTGGCAACCGGCGGCTTTTCAACTTCTGATGCGTCGATGGGCAAGTTCGGTCCGTCAGCCCATTGGGTCGCGGTCTTCTTCATGCTGCTCGGCAGCCTGCCGTTTACCCTTTACGTGATGACGTTGCGCGGCAACCGCACGGCCCTGTTCAGAGATCAGCAAGTACGTGGCTTTGTAGTGATGCTGACGGTTACCAGCCTGCTGTTCAGCGGCTGGTATTGGTTGAACAATGAAATCCCAATGTTGGATGCGTTGCGCGTCGTCACCTTCAGCGTGGTTTCCGTAGTGACCACTACTGGATTCGCCGTCGACGATTACACTCAGTGGGGCGGATTCGCCGTCATGGTGTTCTTCTACCTGACCTTCGTAGGAGGCTGTTCAGGCTCGACGTCGGGCGGCCTGAAGATGTTCCGCTTTCAAGTGGCCTACTCGCTGCTGCGCGCTAACTTCAAGCAGCTGATTCACCCTCGTGCGGTGATTCGCCAGCAATACAACGGCCACAATCTCGACGAAGAAATCGTCCGCTCGATTCTCACCTTCTCCTTCTTCATCACCATGACCATCGGCGTGCTGGCGCTATGTCTGGCGCTACTAGGGCTCGATCCGATCACCGCGCTCACCGGCGCTGCGACCGCCGTGTGCAACGTCGGCCCAGGGTTGGGTGAGATCATCGGCCCAGCGGGCAATTTCTCAACATTGCCCGATGCGGCCAAATGGCTGCTATCGATAGGCATGCTGCTCGGCCGCTTGGAAATCATCACCGTGCTGGTGCTGCTGACCCCTGCCTTCTGGCGGCATTGA